The sequence TGAGATAATTCAGTTATTGAAAGCGAAACGTTGATAGGCTCTGGATAATCGTTGAATAGCACCAGGGAATAATTGCCGTGGTTCAAAAGCGGGTATGCCAATAGGTACACGCCACGTTCTTGCCTATAACTTAGTGGCGTCAATGAGTGTCCAAGTTCATCAAATACGTAGACCGGTAACGGGTATGAATTATTAAGAACCACAACTATGTACGCGGGATTACTTAAGTGAATTGGAATTAGGTATTTCGAGTACACATCCAAGTTTATAGTTATGTTATCCAGGGTACTAACCATTACATTATATACCCTAGGCATAAAGATATTGGCTATCAACATCATTGATGCCCCAATTATAACTAATACGATACCAATTCTTACTAAACTCACAGGCACCTAAGTAAAAGGAGATTCTTAAAAACTTAATTCAACTACGAAGATGCCTTATTCACGTGTACATGTCAACGAATTCGAGCCAAGTATCGAGCTCATCAACACTCATCCTTTGCCTAGACCCGCCTCTCTCGATCCAAGCCTCCCTAGGCACCAATTCATCACCTCTCTTGGTAAATAGTACTATTATCATTGGACCAGCCTCGTCATTGACATCCTCAGTACCAGCCGCCTCCTCTTCACTTGGGGCATGGAATAACAACTCGACAGTGCCCTCGGTCTCCCTAAACTCGTACTGCGGATTACTCCTAATGAAGTTCATAAGTTTATCGTAATTAATGATCCTCATTAGAATAATCAATTAACAACTGGTAATTAATTTTCTTCCCCTTTGTTTAATTTTAAGTAATTACGGTATTATATGGTAAACCCTCATCAACATGTATATGCCCACAAGCACTATTATTGCGCCATACGCAATCCTAAGTGTGCTCTTCGGAACCTTAACAGCCAGACTGGTGCCAGCATAACCACCCACAACGCCGCCAGCGACGTAGAGTAGGGCTATGAGTATTAGTACGTCACCGTAATACCAATACTCAGCGCCGCTTGCGACACCAAACGTACCGACACTGATTAGACTGGTTCCAATAGCCCTTGTTATGCAGAGCCCAGCCGAGAACATCAGGCTAGGTACTATTAGGAATCCACCACCAATACCAAAGTAACCACTAACTAGACCAACTATGAAGCCGAAGATCGCTACCTTGAGTATTGTTGATGTTGTTAGCCTTGGGCATTTCTGAAAGGCGTTCACCACATGATTAACTTCATCAACAGTGCCTGCCCGTGTAGACTCCCTCCTAATTGCCATGTAGATGCCGAGTACAATCATTGCTATTGCGAAGTATGTGAGTAGGTCAGTGCCTGGGGTTATGTGGCCTAGGTAAGCCCCTATTAAGGAGCCTGCAAGGCCTACGCCAGCGAATATGCCGCCTACCCTTGGCGCCACGTTCTTCTTCCTAAGGTGCATATAGGAGTTTATGTAGGCGTTAAGTCCAACGGCTAGTGCCGTGGTCCCAATGGCTATGTGGGCTGCGTCAGGTACTGTGTCAAGTCCGACGAAGTATAGGAATAATGGGACTGCCAATATACTACCGCCACCACCAATAAGTCCTAATGAAAATCCAACCAGTATCCCTGACACGATCGATAACACGTATTGCATAAGTGCTATTATTACTGCCATACGTCCTTAGGGGATAACAGTCTTTATTTTAAGCTTTTTATTTCAAAAATTTGACTAATAATGAAGTTTATTGACAATTAATAATGACTAATGGACACCATACGGTATTACTGTCCTTATTTAGTTCCCATGAGGTGTGAAGCAATAATAAAAATTTTTGAGAGAATTTATCGCCTTAATATTTTTGATATTAATATATGTGTATCTTCGGTGCCTTGCCCAATATCTTCAATGATTCCTGAGCAGCCACAAGCCTAGCCACTGGAACCCTATATGGCGATGCACTGAAGTAATTCAATCCCCTACCAACTACCCTAGCGAGTATCTTTATTGAGTCTGGATCACCACCATGCTCGCCGCAAATGCCAATCTCTATATTGGGTTTAACATTTCTGGCTAGATCAATTGCGATCTTCATTATTTTTGCAACTCCATCTTCATCAATTGTCACAAATGGATCGTAGGGCAGTATACCAAGCTCCAAGTACTTACTCATGAACTTGTTCTCCACATCATCCCTACTGAAGCTGAAGACCGCCTGCGTTAGGTCGTTCGTTCCGAAGCTCATGAAGTCAACAACCTTGGCAATCTTATCGGCTGTTAGGCATGACCTGACGGTCTCCATCATCGTGCCAATCTTAAACTCAATCCTATCACCATAGGCCTTAAATACCTCCTCAGCCGTGGGTTTAACAACGTTGTTAATTATCAACTCGAGTTCCCTAACCTCGGCAACTTGCGGTACCATTATCTGTAACTCTACGTGCTTACCCCTCCTCTTTAATTCTAGGGCTGCAGATAGCATTGCCTTGACTTGCGCGGCGTATATTTCTGGGAATGTTATACCAACCCTAACACCCCTGTGCCCCATCATTGGATTAGCCTCCATCAAGGCCTTAACCCTAGCCAATAGCCTCTCCTTCTCTGGGTCTGGCTTGCCCAGGGTTCTGGCCCTTGTTACCTCTGTGACCAATTCTTCAAAGTTTGGTAGGAACTCGTGTAATGGTGGATCAAATAACCTAATGGTCACTGGGTAATCCTCCATTATATCAAGTATCTCTAGGAAGTCCCTCTTCATCATCTCAGCTAGTTGGTCAAGTAGTTCCTTCCTCTCGTTTGAATTATCTGATAGTATGACCTTCCTAAATAATTCAAGCCTTCCTGGTGCCCTGAACATTCTCTCTGTCCTAAGTAACCCTATTCCCTTTGCGCCGAATTTCCTGGCTATCGTGGCATCATCAGGCGTGTCCGCATTGGCTCTTATTTCAAATACAGCCACTGAGTCAGCCATGTCCAAGAACTCAAAGAACTCAGGCGGTAGCTTAGGCTCTATGGTAGGTACCTTACCCAAGTAGACATTACCCGTGAAGCCATCAATCGTTATCCAATCACCCTCCTTAAACACGGAGTCGCCAACCCTGGCAGTCCTAGTACCATAATCAATCTGTAGTGACTCGGCACCAACAACCGCAGGCCTACCTATTGCCCTTGCCACGACAGCTGCGTGACTCGTTGCGCCACCTCTGCTGGTTAATACCCCAACTGATGCGTAGAAGCCATGAACATCATCTGGCTTCGTCTCCTCCCTAACAAGGATAACCTGTTTACCTGCCTTGGACCACTCCACAGCCCTATCAGGATCGAAGACTGCTTGCCCACTCACGGCGCCTGGTGACGCCGCTATACCCTTGGTTAATGGTTTACCTGCCTTGGACTCATCAATCCTTGGATAGAGCATCTGAAGTATGTGCTCGGATTTAACGCCCATTATGGCTTCCTCCTTGGTTATCATGCCCTCCTTATACATGTCAACCCTCGTTTTCAGGACGGCGAGTGGGTTCATCTTGGCATTCCTTGTCTGTAGGAACCAGAGCTTACCCTTCTCAATGGTGAATTCCACATCCTGAACCTCCTTCTTAGTCTTCTCAATGAGCTTAACACCGTTGTATAGCTGCTCATAAACCTCGGGCATCTCCTCCTTAAGCTTTTCAATTGGTTTAGGAGTCCTTATACCGGCTACTACGTCCTCGCCCTGAGCATAGGGTAGGTATTCACCATAAAGCCTGTTCTCGCCGGTGGCAGGATCCCTCGAGAATACAACACCGGTTGCTGATCTCCAGTCGGCGTTGCCGAACACCATCGTTACGATGGCCGTGGCAGTGCAGTCTGCGATTTCAGGTGTTATTTTATTGGCCTCCCTATAGAATTTGGCCCTTGGTGAGTTCCAGGACTTAAACACAGCCTCTACTGAGAGTTTTAATTGTTCCCATGGGTCATCGAATACCTTACCAAACCTTCTATTGAATATTTGTTTGTAAATCTCGACAAGCTCCTTAAGGCCCTCAAGCGGTATTTCCGGGTCTTCCTTCACGCCATACTTCCGCTTAACCTCATCAAGCGGCTTATTGAATTCCTCCTCAGGGATGCCCAAAACTATCCTACCGAACATTGCTAGGAATCTCCTGTATGCATCATAGGCGCCGTGTTCATTATTAATTCTCTTGGCGAGGCCGTAAACCGTCCTATCGTTAAGCCCAACGTTTAGCACAGTATCCATCATGCCCGGCATTGATACTGCTGCGCCGGACCTAACGCTAACTAATAATGGTTTTTCAGGATCACCAAGCTTATACCCGGTCTTCTCCTCAAGGTATCTAACGCCCCTGATTACTTCGTCCATTAAGCCCTCAGGGAGTTTCTCACCCCTGTCATAGTATTCTCTACAGGCCTTGGTTGTTATTATAATGCCTGGCGGTACTGGTAATCCGAGCCTGGTCATGAGGACGAGACTCGATGCCTTACCACCTATTAACTTAACATCGTCAGGATCAGCTTCCTCGAATGTTAATACGTACTTACCGAGAGAACCCATTGTATTTTTAGGGATCTCCTGTTTTTATAAATTTTATTATATCGATAATTATTAATACTTTTTCTATTGATTAATCATTAATAATAATTATAAATACTAAACTAAGAGACACGGTTCATTACATGGTAATAGGATCATATAAATATGATTTATTTATAAAATAATCAATTAGGTTAATATTAATTTGTTATTTTTAGAAAAGTCAATGATCTCAATGCCTACAATGCGGAAATCACAACCAGGATTATGTGGATTATTGGTATTGCCGCTGGATTAATGAGGCTAACATAGGCGATCAGTGGTGCGAAGACTATCGATACTGTATTAACGACCTTAATCAATGGGTTAAGTGAAGGCCCTGTGGTGTCCTTGAATGGATCACCTACCACGTCGCCAACTACTGCATTTTTATGCGGCTCGCTCTTCTTGCCAAATCTCTGTCCATTGATAACAAGACCCTCGATTTCAATGTACTTCTTAGCGTTGTCCCAGGCGCCACCCGCATTGGCCATGAGTAGAGCCCTTGGGAAACCAGCGATTATTACGCCAAAGATTAAACCAACGAGACCAATCCAACCAAGCGCCAGTCCAAGGACTATTGGAATAATGACTGCGGATAGTCCAGGTATGAGAAAACTCCTCAAGGCATGGCTGGTCACTATGTCAATGGCCCTATTATAATCAGGCTTCTCCTGAGGCCAAAGTTCGAGTATTTTCTTAGACCTGAACTGCCTCCTAATCTCCTCCACGAGTTCACCGGCTGCCTTACCAACAGAGGACAGGGTACTACTTGAGAAGAAGTACACGAGGGCAACCCCAACCAGAGCACCAATTATTATCCTTGGATCAACAACTGTTAATTCACCGAAATAGCCAGTCAAGGTCTGTATCGTTAGCGGTATACCCTTAATCTGTACCATTCTTTCCACGACCTCGTATATGAAGCCTATGAACAGGATCAAGGCAGCTAGACCGGCACTGGCAATTGCATAACCCTTCGTAGTTGCCTTGAAGGTATTGCCTATGGCATCGAGGGAGTCCGTTATTTCCCTCACGTCCTCCATGCCCGTCATCTCCACGAGACCACCCGCATTATCACTCACTGGGCCGTATGAGTCCAGGGAAATGACTATACCGGCAAGGCTCAGCAGGCCCACGGATGCTATTGCGGTGCCGAATATGCCGCCCCTAACACCGCCTGGTGGTATATACATGGAGCCCAACACGTATGATGCACCAAGGGCAGTCACCACCATTAGTATTGTGGGGACGGCGCTCAATAATCCATATGAATAACCGGCAACT is a genomic window of Vulcanisaeta souniana JCM 11219 containing:
- a CDS encoding sulfite exporter TauE/SafE family protein, whose product is MAVIIALMQYVLSIVSGILVGFSLGLIGGGGSILAVPLFLYFVGLDTVPDAAHIAIGTTALAVGLNAYINSYMHLRKKNVAPRVGGIFAGVGLAGSLIGAYLGHITPGTDLLTYFAIAMIVLGIYMAIRRESTRAGTVDEVNHVVNAFQKCPRLTTSTILKVAIFGFIVGLVSGYFGIGGGFLIVPSLMFSAGLCITRAIGTSLISVGTFGVASGAEYWYYGDVLILIALLYVAGGVVGGYAGTSLAVKVPKSTLRIAYGAIIVLVGIYMLMRVYHIIP
- the ppdK gene encoding pyruvate, phosphate dikinase, coding for MGSLGKYVLTFEEADPDDVKLIGGKASSLVLMTRLGLPVPPGIIITTKACREYYDRGEKLPEGLMDEVIRGVRYLEEKTGYKLGDPEKPLLVSVRSGAAVSMPGMMDTVLNVGLNDRTVYGLAKRINNEHGAYDAYRRFLAMFGRIVLGIPEEEFNKPLDEVKRKYGVKEDPEIPLEGLKELVEIYKQIFNRRFGKVFDDPWEQLKLSVEAVFKSWNSPRAKFYREANKITPEIADCTATAIVTMVFGNADWRSATGVVFSRDPATGENRLYGEYLPYAQGEDVVAGIRTPKPIEKLKEEMPEVYEQLYNGVKLIEKTKKEVQDVEFTIEKGKLWFLQTRNAKMNPLAVLKTRVDMYKEGMITKEEAIMGVKSEHILQMLYPRIDESKAGKPLTKGIAASPGAVSGQAVFDPDRAVEWSKAGKQVILVREETKPDDVHGFYASVGVLTSRGGATSHAAVVARAIGRPAVVGAESLQIDYGTRTARVGDSVFKEGDWITIDGFTGNVYLGKVPTIEPKLPPEFFEFLDMADSVAVFEIRANADTPDDATIARKFGAKGIGLLRTERMFRAPGRLELFRKVILSDNSNERKELLDQLAEMMKRDFLEILDIMEDYPVTIRLFDPPLHEFLPNFEELVTEVTRARTLGKPDPEKERLLARVKALMEANPMMGHRGVRVGITFPEIYAAQVKAMLSAALELKRRGKHVELQIMVPQVAEVRELELIINNVVKPTAEEVFKAYGDRIEFKIGTMMETVRSCLTADKIAKVVDFMSFGTNDLTQAVFSFSRDDVENKFMSKYLELGILPYDPFVTIDEDGVAKIMKIAIDLARNVKPNIEIGICGEHGGDPDSIKILARVVGRGLNYFSASPYRVPVARLVAAQESLKILGKAPKIHIY